The following coding sequences are from one Melanotaenia boesemani isolate fMelBoe1 chromosome 17, fMelBoe1.pri, whole genome shotgun sequence window:
- the LOC121656308 gene encoding chitin synthase-like encodes MQLQEESLNEEEKVFWEELREKYLYPLPVDKEKQKEMHSALTGLRNKINFSFFFVNALWLVATFTLEIFQIFSIKINMVDINLNNTGDFIQIEPLSFMFILGFTVSVLLQFVGMFYHRVYTLIHYIAYLETEPIQQKRRQKAKEKAL; translated from the exons ATGCAACTACAAGAGGAATCTCTTAATGAG GAGGAGAAAGTTTTCTGGGAGGAGTTGCGGGAAAAATACCTTTATCCTCTGCCagttgacaaagagaaacaaaaagagatgCACAGTGCCCTGACAGGGCTGAGAAACAAG ATCaacttttccttcttctttgtgAATGCCCTGTGGCTAGTGGCAACCTTTACCCTCGAGATCTTTCAAATCTTCTCCATCAAAATAAATATGGTTGATATCAACCTAAACAACACAGGAGACTTCATCCAAATCGAGCCCTTGTCCTTCATGTTCATTCTGGGATTCACTGTGTCAGTTTTGCTCCAGTTTGTTGGCATGTTTTACCACAG AGTCTACACCCTCATCCACTACATAGCTTATCTAGAGACTGAGCCCATCCAAcagaaaagaagacagaaagcaaaagaaaaagctttataG